TCGATTATCTCAGAGCGCAAAACGAAACCCGCAACTCGGGCAAGCGCATTGAGGATCTGCCCATTTCACTATTGCTTGCCGACGGTTCCACGCTTCCTGAGAAGGGCAAATTCGTCTTCATCGATCGCGCCGTGGACCCGAAGACGGGCACCCTGCGCGTGCGCGCTCAATTTCCCAACGAACGAAAACAACTCCGCCCCGGCATGTTCGCGCGCATACGCGTGGACCTTGGCGCGCGCGCCAACAGCATCCTTGTGCCGCAGCGGGCAATCGTCGAATTGCAGGGCAAGAACTTCGTGTGGGTCATCGGCCCCGATAACAAGGCCACACAACGCGGCGTCCAGGTGGGTGGGCAGGTTGGTGAAAACGTCGTGGTTCCGGAAGGCCTCAAGTCCGGCGACCGCATCGTGATCGAAGGGTTGCAGAAAGTTCGCGAAGGCGCGGTTGTCAAACCGATGACCGCGGAGGAAATCGCACAGACCGCCCAGGCGCCGGAGGACAAAACCGAAACCAACCATACCAAGGAGTAACCATGGCTGATTTTTTCATCCGCCGTCCGATTGTCGCGATCGTCATCGCCATCCTCACGGTCATCGTTGGTCTGGTCAGCCTCAAACGGCTGCCGATTTCCGAGTACCCGCCCGTCAGTCCCACGTTGATCCAGGTCACAACCACTTATCGGGGCGCAGCAGCCCAGGCCGTCATGGAATCCGTCGCCACGCCCATCGAATCGAAAGTCAACGGCGTCGATAAATTGCTTTATATCCAATCCTACAACAGCAACGACGGCAAGTTGACGCTGAACGTGTATTTCGACGTCGGCACAGACGTGGACATCATGCAGGTGAACACGCAGAACCGCGTCGGCCAGGCCGAGGCTCAGTTGCCCAATGCCGTCAAAAAGGAAGGCGTCGTCGTCAACCGTTCCAGTCCCGACATTCTGATGGTCGTCGCGCTCGCTTCTCCCCATGGCACCTACGACGCCATTTTCCTCGGCAACTATTGCGACATCAATCTGGTCGACGCCATCAA
The nucleotide sequence above comes from Candidatus Angelobacter sp.. Encoded proteins:
- a CDS encoding efflux RND transporter periplasmic adaptor subunit, translating into VSGLIGAKQVSIGDLVGKGDPTLLATISVLDPIWFYCNVSEVDYLRAQNETRNSGKRIEDLPISLLLADGSTLPEKGKFVFIDRAVDPKTGTLRVRAQFPNERKQLRPGMFARIRVDLGARANSILVPQRAIVELQGKNFVWVIGPDNKATQRGVQVGGQVGENVVVPEGLKSGDRIVIEGLQKVREGAVVKPMTAEEIAQTAQAPEDKTETNHTKE